Below is a window of Gemmatimonadaceae bacterium DNA.
GGACGCCACGGGCGGCGGAGGAACAGCGACAACAGCGACGGTCGCCTGTCCGGTGACGCCCTCACTCGTAGCAACGATGTTCGAACTGCCGATACTGACCGCCGTTACGACTCCACTGCCATTCACGGTCGCAACGGCCGTATTCGAGCTACTCCAACTGATCGCCCGACCCGTCAGCACGTTGCCGCTGGCATCTTTCAGCACTGCCGTGGCCTGCGTAGTCTGCCCCACACCGAGGCTGCCCGTCAACGACACGGTCACCGATGCGACAGATGCCGGGCCCGCGGCAACAATACCAACCGTCGCCTGGCCCGAGACGCCCTCACTCGTGGCAACGATCGTCGCGCTACCCGCACTCACGGCCGTGACGACTCCGGCGCTGGTCACGGTGGCAACAGCCGTGTTCAGGCTGCTCCAGCCGATAGTGCGACCCGTCAGCACGTTGCCGCTTCCGTCTTTCAAGACGGCCGTAGCCTGTGTCGTCTGGCCGACGTTCAAGCTCGACGAGCCTAACGAGACGCTCACCGATGCCACCGGTGCGGGAGGCGAGACGATGACACCGACGTCCGCAGATCCCGTGACGCCCTCACTCGTTGCGATGATGCTCGCGCTACCTGGGCCGAGCGCTGTCACGCGACCCGTACTGTTTACGGTCGCAACGGCAGCATTCGAGCTACTCCAGCTGACCGTGGGTCCGGTCAATGTGCTTCCACTTGCGTCTTTGAGTACGGCGGTCGCCTGAACCGACCCGCCAATCTGTACTGATGACGCGCTGAGTGACACGACAACGGAAGCGACCGCCACCGGGGTTTCGATGGGGCCATTATTCGTATAAGTGACGGAGCTCTTGTTTGCTTCGGAGCACGCGGTGATGACCGCGAAACCGAGGAGCAACATCCGGGGGGTTCGCATAAACCGACCTCCTCTCAGCTGTAGTTCGGCGGCCCGACTAGCTTGGCGCGATTCATCGCGCTGTAGCCTCGTAGCTTTGCGTCGCCGGCTTTCGCCGGGTTTGCCCTTGTCGCTCACCTCGAGTTGAGGCCGTGCGATCCTGCCGTTCGGCTCGTGAATCCTTCACCCGCTTTGGCGCGGGGGGCTCACGGTCAACCTTCCTCAAGTGGGAGTTTGAGTCCCGGGATTTCGTCCACCTGTAACTCAGGTGACTTGGCTTACTGAACAAAGAGGCTGACCATTTTGGCTATTTCGTAAATCCCACGACTGCTGCGTGGATGCCATATACAGTCATGCCGATGTTTTGCGCTGTGACCTGACTCGCACTCGTTGTACAAGAAATCTCACGAAGCCAGCAGAGACATTTGTTCTGATTGGATCTGTGACCAATCGCCCATTGTGTTCTCGCGAAGCGGATGAGATTGCAGAGGTGACGAGTCTTCGAGAAACGTGTGATCGCGCTTTCCTGATCAGCGCATCTCGTATAGCTGTTCGTACTCGCCGATCGTTGCACGTAGATCAAATGCAGTCTCCACACGCATGCGCGCCAACACTGCATCATCGCGACGACGCACCGGGTCGCATAGCGCCTCGCGCCAGGCGGTGCTGAGGACCCGCGCATCACCGGCAGGAACCAGGCGATGCGTGAGTTGATCACCGAGCACAGCACGGTTGCCGCCGACGTCGGTTACTACGGGGCACAAACCACTGCTCATGGCTTCGAGGAGACTGATCGAAGTGCCTTCGCTCCGCGAAGACATGGTGAACAGCGTGAACGTCGATAGCAGAGACTGGATGTCGTTGCGCCAACCCAGGAAATACACGCGACCGCGCAGCCCGCGATCCTCAATCGCGTGTTCGAGAGCCTCTCGCTCTGATCCATCTCCCGCAACCACCAGCACGGGCGGCTCGTCGGCGTGCCATTCAGCAACGAGAGTCGCGAAGGCGTCGACCATGATGTCATAGCCCTTGATCGGCTCGAGTCGCCCGATGCTACCCAGCACCGCAACATGCGATGATATCCCAAGCTCACGGCGAAGCGCACCGTCATCCATTCGGGGCCGGAGCACGCTCGTCTCTACGCCGTTGGGAATGACGCGCACTCGGGTGGCCGGCGCAATGTGGGTTGCAACAATTTGCTGAGCGAGACGCTCTGAGACTGCAACGATGACATCCGTGCGCCGAGCGGCGAGCGCGTCAATTGCGCGATCCATCAGTGGATCGGGCTGCGCGCGCCCATGCTCTGTATGGATGATTCTCCTTACCCCCGCCATCCTTGCCGCGAGACTGGCCTTGAACCAGACGCCACTGTGCGTGTGAACCACGTCCGGTTCAATGCTCGCGATCTGCCGCGCAAGCGAGCTTGGTCGAATCATGGACCAGCGCGACATCGGCTTGGCTAGATGAAGTTGAGCCACCTCTCGCAAGCCGTCGGCGAAGCGCCCGAGGTACTGGAGCGCTAGCACGTGGGCGTCAAACCGAGCGCGGTCGAGGCCTCGTACAATGTCGGCGAGGAGACGCTCCATGCCGCCGTAATTCAAATTCTGAATGATATGGAGCACTCGCGTGCGGCTGAGTGCCGACTGGCTCGAGTTCATGTCGGTCAGATTACTCCACCACCACCACTAGTTATGCAGTACCAAACGCGCATTGGCCATCTCGGCATAGTTCGAGGTCGCGCAACTTAGAAGAAGGAAAGGAAATCGCCAGGCTTACACGAAACGTGAGCGACGTCTCGATAAGACCGCCAGAGGTCATCCTGTTGTGACAGCGCAACAGCTCACCCGGAGATCGTGTCACTGGAGCTCATCGTAGGCCGCCACAGGCCGATTCGTGTCACGCAAGTTGCGTCGCAGTATAAACTTGACAGCGTTGTGATCAGCCAAGGCACCGGCCTGGGAGTTGCTTCCGAGGCGCACGCGGCGCGCCCTCGAGAAGGACGAGCCCTCCCTCATACTGCCTCAATTAGTTGTGACCGATTCCTCGGGATCAAAGCAATTTCAGATGGGCCGCGTCGGCCGCCACACGCTGGTCTACGGCGCGGGCATGATGCTCACAAGGGCGGTGAGCTTCATCATGCTTCCCGTCTACACGCGTTTCCTCACACCTGCGGATTACGGTGTGATGGAGTTGATCGGGATGACGCTCGATATCATCTCGATCGTCGCCGGGGCGAAGCTCGCCCTCGGGATATTTCGGTACTACCACAAGGCTGAAGGGGAGCGCGAAAGAAACGCAGTCGTTTCGACCGCACTCGTCGCGCTTGGCTCAAGCTATGGCGTCATCGGGGCCATCACCTATGTGATCGCGAAGCCCCTCTCCTTACTGGTTTTCACCTCTCCGCAGTACGCGCCCCTCATACAGCTCGCCGCCATCACGCTTGCGCTGCAAAGCCTCCAGTTGGTGCCGTTGTCGTATGCGCGTTTACGAGAACGCTCAGGCCTCTTCGTGATCGCCAATGCGCTCAAATTGGCTATGCAGCTCGGCTTCAACATCTACTTCGTGGTCTATCACGGGATGGGCGTGCGCGGCGTCTTCCTCGGCAATTTGGCGGCTTCTGCCATAGTCGGCGCCTGGCTCTGCGCCTATGTAGTCCGCGACGTTGGATTGCGTCTCTCGCCGGTCGCGACTAGGCAGTTACTTCGTTATGGAGTACCGCTCATCGGGACGCAATTCGCAACCTTCATCGTGACCTTTGGCGACAGATACTTCCTCCAGCGCGCGGGCACCATGGGCGACGTGGGTCTTTATTCTCTCGCCTATCAATTTGGATTCCTCCTGGCAGCCATCGGCTACATCCCGTTCGAGATGGTCTGGGAGCCGATGCGCTTCGAGATCGCCAAGCGCGGCGATCGCGACGACGTGTTCGCGCGTGGCTTCCTGTACATGAACCTCGTGCTGCTCACAACGGCGGTAGGCCTCTCGCTATTCGTTCCCGATGTATTGCGCATCATGACGACTCCTGCGTTTTACAGCGCGGCGGACCTGGTGCCGGTAATCCTGATCGCGTACGTGTTGCAAGGCTGGGCACAGATCCAGGACATTGGCATTCTGATGAGCGAGAAGACGGTGTACTCTACTCTCGCGAATTGGGCGGCCGCGCTCGTTGCCCTCGCCGCTTATGCACTGCTGATCCCACGGTATCACGGAATGGGTGCGGCGGTGGCCACCGCTATCGCGTTCGCGACGCGTTACGGTTGGATCTATTTCTTCTCACAGCGCCTGTGGCGTGTGGAGTACAACTGGTCGCCTGTCGTGCGTCTCTGCGCGGTCAGCGTCGTCGTCTGCATAGCGGGCGCCCTGCTCCCGCGCGCCAGCCTCGTTACGTCGTTAGGCCTGCGGATGGGCCTTCTCGCCGTGTATTTCTTCGCGGTCTGGCACGCGAGCGTGCTCTCAAACGACGATCGTCTCCTCGTCCGCCGATGGATTCTTTCCCCGCGACTCGCGCTCACGATGCTGCGCGCATGAGTTTCGCGCTCTCGTCCTGAGCGGCAATCCCAGCATGCTGACACTCGTCATGTACCACTATGTGCGGGATCTACCGCGCTCGCGGTACCCGGCGATCAAGGGACGTCGTACCGACGAGTTCGAGGCGCAACTGGACTATATCCAGCGCCACCATTCGGTCGTGAGGATCCAGGATGTCCTCGCGGCGGCGCGCGGCGAGCGTTCGCTGCCGGAGTTACCCTGCGTACTCACGTTCGACGATGGATTGAGCGATCATTTCGAAACCGTCTTTCCGCGTCTGATGGAGCGCGGCATTCCGGGCGCCTTTTTCCCGTCGGCGCGGCCGATTCGTGATCAGGTCGTCCTGGATGTTCACAAGATTCATTTCGTGCTCGCCTCGACGGCTGACCACGATCTCCTGTTGCGCGACGTCTCGCAGCTCATCGCCTCTTTGCGGCGCGAGCACGATCTGCCGAGCGAGAAGGAGCTCATCGCGCGATATCGGCTGCCTAACAAGTATGATTCGACGACGACCGCCTTTCTCAAACGACTATTGCAACACGCGCTGCCGAGCATCGTTCGCGAGCGCGTCGTCGATGAGCTTTTCCGCCGTCACGTCGCGGTGGACGAGGCGACGTTCTCACGTGAGCTCTACATGGACAGGAGCCAGCTACGCTGTCTCCTGAAGAGCGGCATGGAAATCGGCGGGCACGGCGATCATCACGAGCATATGGGTCTCTTGTCGCCCGAGCGACAGGTCGCGGAGTTGTGCGCGAGCCGCGCCTTCCTGAACGACGTGTACGACGAATCCGTAAGTGAATGGATCATGTGCTTTCCTTATGGAAGC
It encodes the following:
- a CDS encoding glycosyltransferase; this encodes MNSSQSALSRTRVLHIIQNLNYGGMERLLADIVRGLDRARFDAHVLALQYLGRFADGLREVAQLHLAKPMSRWSMIRPSSLARQIASIEPDVVHTHSGVWFKASLAARMAGVRRIIHTEHGRAQPDPLMDRAIDALAARRTDVIVAVSERLAQQIVATHIAPATRVRVIPNGVETSVLRPRMDDGALRRELGISSHVAVLGSIGRLEPIKGYDIMVDAFATLVAEWHADEPPVLVVAGDGSEREALEHAIEDRGLRGRVYFLGWRNDIQSLLSTFTLFTMSSRSEGTSISLLEAMSSGLCPVVTDVGGNRAVLGDQLTHRLVPAGDARVLSTAWREALCDPVRRRDDAVLARMRVETAFDLRATIGEYEQLYEMR
- a CDS encoding lipopolysaccharide biosynthesis protein; amino-acid sequence: MTDSSGSKQFQMGRVGRHTLVYGAGMMLTRAVSFIMLPVYTRFLTPADYGVMELIGMTLDIISIVAGAKLALGIFRYYHKAEGERERNAVVSTALVALGSSYGVIGAITYVIAKPLSLLVFTSPQYAPLIQLAAITLALQSLQLVPLSYARLRERSGLFVIANALKLAMQLGFNIYFVVYHGMGVRGVFLGNLAASAIVGAWLCAYVVRDVGLRLSPVATRQLLRYGVPLIGTQFATFIVTFGDRYFLQRAGTMGDVGLYSLAYQFGFLLAAIGYIPFEMVWEPMRFEIAKRGDRDDVFARGFLYMNLVLLTTAVGLSLFVPDVLRIMTTPAFYSAADLVPVILIAYVLQGWAQIQDIGILMSEKTVYSTLANWAAALVALAAYALLIPRYHGMGAAVATAIAFATRYGWIYFFSQRLWRVEYNWSPVVRLCAVSVVVCIAGALLPRASLVTSLGLRMGLLAVYFFAVWHASVLSNDDRLLVRRWILSPRLALTMLRA
- a CDS encoding polysaccharide deacetylase family protein codes for the protein MLTLVMYHYVRDLPRSRYPAIKGRRTDEFEAQLDYIQRHHSVVRIQDVLAAARGERSLPELPCVLTFDDGLSDHFETVFPRLMERGIPGAFFPSARPIRDQVVLDVHKIHFVLASTADHDLLLRDVSQLIASLRREHDLPSEKELIARYRLPNKYDSTTTAFLKRLLQHALPSIVRERVVDELFRRHVAVDEATFSRELYMDRSQLRCLLKSGMEIGGHGDHHEHMGLLSPERQVAELCASRAFLNDVYDESVSEWIMCFPYGSFSADTLDLAAHQGCRVALSCKAELVALPLNSISTSVLVLDRLDTNDIPCSATASPCEWTLRARRER